One Caretta caretta isolate rCarCar2 chromosome 6, rCarCar1.hap1, whole genome shotgun sequence genomic region harbors:
- the LOC125639034 gene encoding uncharacterized protein LOC125639034 gives MHWPGRQEKARKLLNFNFLFAWSPAACHAGQSSSAEVTMQSSSAEVTMMESQNRKRAPAWTKREVWDLIAVWGEESVLSELRSSFRNAKTFVKISHGMKDRGHNRDPKQCHVKLKKLRQAYQKTREANGCSGSEPQTCRFYDELHAILGGSVTTTPAVLFDSFNGDGGNTEAGFGDEEDNDEIVDCSQQASGETSFPDSQELFLTLDLDAVPPEPTQGCLPDPPGREGTSAACVSRITGSSPSQRLVKIRRRKKRTHDEMFSELMLSSHTDIAQTNAWRQTMSECRKAQNDREERWRAEERAEAERWRHHDERR, from the exons atgcactggccaggtagacaggaaaaggcccgcaaacttttgaatttcaatttcctgtttgcatggtcacctgcagcttgccacgctggccagagctcatcagcagaggtgaccatgcagagctcatcagcagaggtgaccatgatggagtcccagaatcgcaaaagagctccagcatggaccaaacgggaggtatgggatctgatcgctgtatggggagaggaatccgtgctatcagaactccgttccagttttcgaaatgccaaaacctttgtcaaaatctcccacggcatgaaggacagaggccataacagggacccgaagcaatgccatgtgaaacttaagaagctgaggcaagcctaccagaaaaccagagaggcaaatggctgctccgggtcagagccccaaacatgccgcttctatgatgaactgcatgccattttagggggttcagtcaccactaccccagccgtgttgtttgactccttcaatggagatggaggcaacacagaagcaggttttggggatgaggaagataatgatgAAATTGTAGAttgctcacagcaagcaagcggagaaaccagttttcccgacagccaggaactgtttctcaccctggacttggacgcagtaccccccgaacccacccaaggctgcctcccggacccgccaggcagagaagggacctctg ctgcatgtgtttcaaggatcacaggatcttctccttcccagaggctagtgaagattagaaggcgaaaaaaacgcactcatgatgaaatgttctctgagctcatgctgtcctcccacactgacatagcacagacgaatgcgtggaggcagacaatgtcagagtgcaggaaagcacaaaatgaccgggaggagaggtggcgggctgaagagagggctgaagctgaaaggtggagGCACCATGATGAGAGGaggtag